A stretch of the Bradyrhizobium sp. CCBAU 53351 genome encodes the following:
- a CDS encoding H-NS family nucleoid-associated regulatory protein: protein MFHQQVTARLTQKLLVQKAHLEERLHRIGLAENATRFDRKRRPYPPVRPKYRNPTNPSETWSGRGRLPRWLQPQLRGGRKLDDFLIERASVQKR, encoded by the coding sequence ATGTTTCACCAGCAGGTCACTGCCAGGCTTACTCAGAAACTCTTGGTGCAAAAAGCACATTTGGAGGAACGACTTCACAGGATTGGGCTAGCCGAGAATGCTACACGGTTCGATCGTAAACGCCGTCCATACCCGCCCGTTCGTCCCAAATACCGCAATCCCACGAACCCGTCGGAGACATGGTCCGGTCGTGGCAGGCTGCCGCGGTGGCTGCAGCCGCAGCTCCGAGGCGGTCGGAAGTTAGACGATTTCCTAATCGAGCGGGCTTCAGTGCAAAAGCGCTAG
- a CDS encoding methyltransferase, with the protein MTREHPRTDRLFEIGSAYRQAKVLLSAVELGVFSELAAGPLDARDLASRIRVHGRSARDFFDALVATGLLTRDDEGRYRNTEESDFYLDRAKPTYLGASFDQYNRREYVLWGSLTQSLQTGNPAAETHGHDHFGSLYNDAARFRTFVTAMTSGSLLAAQGIAHQFPWENYQTLCDVGTAQGCLPVQVALVHPHVRAIGFDLPMLCSAFEEYAVKRNVADRVSFAGGDFFKDPLPQAEVIVLGRVLHNWDLEAKKMLLDKAYRSIQTGGAVIVYDMLIDDDRRTSTTGLLSSLNMLLWTAGGFGYTATDCTGWMRSAGFTKTMVRHLPGGNSMIIGEK; encoded by the coding sequence ATGACCCGCGAACATCCGCGTACCGATCGGCTTTTCGAGATCGGCAGCGCCTATCGACAGGCGAAAGTTCTATTGAGCGCGGTCGAACTCGGAGTTTTTTCCGAGCTCGCAGCCGGCCCGCTCGATGCGAGGGATCTCGCCAGCCGCATTCGGGTCCACGGTCGCTCAGCTCGCGACTTCTTCGATGCACTCGTCGCCACTGGTCTTCTGACGCGAGATGACGAAGGGCGATATCGCAACACCGAGGAGAGCGATTTTTATCTAGACCGAGCGAAGCCGACGTATCTCGGCGCCAGCTTCGATCAGTACAACCGCCGCGAATACGTCTTATGGGGGTCGCTGACGCAGTCGCTGCAGACCGGCAACCCGGCGGCCGAAACGCATGGCCATGATCATTTTGGGTCTTTGTACAACGACGCAGCGAGATTCCGGACCTTCGTCACCGCGATGACGTCCGGCAGCTTGCTCGCCGCTCAAGGTATCGCTCACCAGTTCCCCTGGGAGAACTATCAGACACTTTGCGACGTAGGCACCGCTCAAGGTTGCCTACCGGTCCAGGTTGCTTTGGTTCATCCTCACGTCCGCGCGATCGGATTCGATCTCCCGATGCTGTGCTCGGCATTCGAGGAGTACGCGGTCAAACGCAACGTCGCTGATAGGGTGAGTTTCGCGGGAGGCGATTTCTTCAAGGATCCGTTGCCTCAGGCCGAGGTCATCGTGTTGGGTCGCGTCCTCCACAATTGGGACCTTGAAGCCAAGAAGATGTTGCTGGACAAGGCGTATCGATCGATCCAGACCGGCGGGGCTGTCATCGTCTATGATATGCTGATCGATGACGACCGGCGCACAAGCACAACTGGCTTGCTCTCCTCTCTCAACATGCTCCTTTGGACGGCGGGTGGGTTTGGATATACGGCAACGGATTGCACCGGTTGGATGCGTTCGGCCGGGTTCACAAAGACGATGGTTCGCCACCTTCCAGGTGGAAACTCCATGATCATCGGCGAAAAATAG
- a CDS encoding tripartite tricarboxylate transporter substrate binding protein, with protein MRTTHLALGLLTTIALSFAALPGNAQSWPTQVVKIITPFPPGSGGDVTARPFAEKLAERWGKPVIVENRPGADGIIAATAVLNSNDGHTLLYTNGGPLTSNLLAHAGSLPYNPDDLLPVAAAAEVYVAIGVPASLATSSLSEFVAQARLKRGQFNWSGTPGSLDYLVPGFLKRAGIDLPRVPYREVSMAMQDLSEDRLQFYAAALATQLPMAQTGKIKIIAITNSQRSPFLPDVPTARESSFPELEYEAFLGFFAPRGMSAELRERIGADLHAIGAGADLAGRFNAIGMRVRVTSPAELQKIVMDERDALARYTQAPPK; from the coding sequence ATGCGCACCACGCATTTAGCTTTGGGACTGCTGACAACGATCGCTCTTTCGTTTGCCGCGCTTCCGGGCAACGCCCAGTCGTGGCCAACCCAAGTCGTGAAGATCATCACGCCATTTCCGCCTGGCAGCGGTGGCGACGTCACGGCGCGTCCGTTCGCCGAAAAGCTTGCGGAGCGGTGGGGGAAGCCCGTCATCGTCGAAAATCGTCCAGGCGCCGACGGCATCATCGCCGCGACCGCGGTGCTCAACTCGAACGATGGTCATACTCTCCTCTATACGAACGGGGGACCGCTCACGAGCAACCTGCTCGCGCACGCGGGCAGCCTTCCGTACAATCCCGATGATCTGCTGCCGGTTGCGGCGGCCGCTGAAGTCTACGTAGCGATAGGGGTGCCTGCTTCCCTGGCGACAAGCTCGCTGTCCGAATTTGTGGCGCAGGCACGCCTCAAGCGGGGCCAGTTCAATTGGAGCGGAACTCCCGGCAGTCTGGACTATCTAGTGCCGGGGTTTTTGAAGCGCGCCGGCATCGATCTCCCGCGTGTCCCATACCGAGAGGTGAGCATGGCGATGCAGGACCTCTCGGAAGATCGACTCCAATTCTATGCTGCTGCCCTCGCGACCCAGTTGCCGATGGCGCAAACCGGTAAGATCAAGATTATCGCGATCACGAATAGTCAACGATCCCCCTTCTTACCGGACGTTCCCACGGCGCGCGAGTCGAGTTTTCCGGAGCTTGAGTACGAAGCGTTCCTGGGCTTTTTCGCGCCCCGCGGGATGTCGGCGGAGCTGCGTGAACGCATCGGTGCCGACCTGCACGCGATCGGCGCAGGCGCGGACTTGGCGGGACGCTTCAATGCGATCGGCATGCGGGTACGAGTCACCTCTCCGGCAGAACTGCAAAAGATCGTCATGGACGAGCGCGACGCGCTCGCCCGTTACACCCAGGCGCCGCCGAAATAG